The sequence GGAGGCTCCGGCGGGGGTGGACCTGTCGGTGATGGGTGCCCGAGGGCGGTTCAGCGTCCGCGCGGTGCGACGCGGGGGTGGTCCCGATCGTGCTGGTGGCCATGCGGCGCCCCCTCGTGAAACTGCACAGAGCGCACAAATAGATACACCATGTGGCGGACCTCGACCACTGTCGTGGTACTCCCATCGGTTCGTGAGGTGGGTTGGCCGGTGCGGTCGAGGCGGTGCGGTGAGAGTCGCCTGACGTGCGCCAAATGCATGGAGAGGGTGTGTATGATGCTTTCGATGACCCCGACAGACGTGCGGTGGTTGAGCACCGCGGAAGCAGCAAAGCGACTTGGGATCACGCCGCGCACCCTTTACCGGTTCATCGACGAGGGGCAGTTGCCGGCGTACCGCTTCGGCCGGGTGATCCGGTTGAAGGAGGCAGAGGTCGATGACTTCATCGAGCAATGCCGGATCGCGCCGGGCACGCTCGAGCACCTCTATCCCGAGCCGGTGACGGAGGCTTCAGCCAAGGACGCGAGCGCGACGTAGGCAACTGCACCGGCGTCTCCGTCGAGTTGGAGACGGAGCACGTCGGCACCCACGTCGAGCAAGCGTCCGCGCAGTGGCTCCCCACCGAGCGCGCGCACACCGATCCGAGGCCGATCTGGTTCGAGCGCCGCCAGTGCGTCGCGCAGCGTCCAACGCGAGGTGGCAGGGGTTCGCTGGCCCGGTGGCCGTCCCGCTTCGGGCCCGCCGATCGCGGCGAACATCGCGTCGATCCGGAGGAACGTCGTTCCGTCGGCGCCCCGCAGCTCCGCGAAGTCGGCGCCCACCGCGACGATGCGCCCGGTGCGGCGCTGTCCGTCGAGCAGTTCCAACACCACGGTGGCGTCGCGCTCGGCCCAGTCAACCAACATGGCGGCCAACGTCGCTTCGTCGAGATCCTGCCGCGCCAGGCCGCGTCGTACCCGCCTGGCATGCGCGGCGGCGTCGACCTGCAGCGCGGCCGCCTCCGCGTCGAGCGGGTCCGGGCGTTCCATCGAATCGGCAGGATATGTCGGCGTTTGCCGGGAGTACGCTGCCAATGGCCTCCGGCCGCCTGTTCCCGTCACCACCGAGGTGCTGTGTCCGACACCCAGATGAAGCTGCACGTTCCCGGCAACCACCTCATGGGGCCGCTGCTCGGCCACCGCGACGAGTTGCTCCGGATGGTCGAAGACGCTTTCGGCGACGTGCGGATCACGGTGCGGGGCAACGAGATCGACCTCGACGGGCCCGCGGCCGACAAGGTGGGCCGACTGTTCGAGGACCTCGTGTTGTTGATCCAACAAGGTCACCACCTCGAACCCTCAGTGGTCCGGCGCACCATCGAGATGGTCAAGGCCGACGAGCGGCCAGCCGACGTGCTCACCACCACCGTGTTGCGGTCGCGCGGGGGTCGCGTGATCCGGCCCAAGTCGAGTGGCCAGAAGCGCTACGTCGACGGGATCGCCGAGAACGTCATCACGTTCGGGGTCGGCCCGGCCGGCACGGGCAAGAGCTGGTTGGCGGTGGCGATGGCCGTGCAGGCCCTGCAGGCCAAGGAAGTCGACCGCATCATCTTGACCCGCCCCGCCGTCGAGGCCGGCGAGCGGCTCGGCTTCCTGCCCGGCGACCTGATGGCCAAGGTCGATCCCTACTTGCGCCCGCTGTACGACGCGCTGCACGACATGGTCGACCCCGATGGCGCGCAGCGGATGCTCGAACGGGGCGAGGTCGAGGTGGCGCCGCTCGCCTTCATGCGCGGGCGCACGCTGAATCGCAGCTTCATCATCCTCGACGAGGCGCAGAACACCACGCCCGAGCAGATGAAGATGTTCCTCACCCGCATCGGCTTCGGGTCCAAGGTCGTCGTCACCGGTGACACCACCCAAGTCGACGTGCCGGGTGGTCGCAGCGGGCTGAGCGGCCTCGAGGAGACCTTGCAGGGCATCGACGGTCTGGCGTTCGTGCGGCTGTCGGGCGCCGACGTGGTCCGTCACCGGATCGTGCAGGACATCGTCGACGCATACGAGCGGGCCGACGCCGCGGGCGTCGCCCACCGCCGGCTCGATGGCTGACCCTCCGAGCGGGCCCCGGCCGGGCACGCCGTCCACCGGCGCGCGTCGGCGCATCCCCGCCGAGGGAGTGCTCGAGGTGTTCGTGGCCGACGAGCAGTCGGTGCACGCGATCGACGTGCAGCGCTGGGGCGACCTGGCTCGTAACGTGCTGCTCGCCGAAGGGATCCGCGGCGACGCGGAACTGTCGCTCTTGTTCGTCAGCCATGACACGATGGCGGACCTCAACGCCCGGTTCATGGACGGCGAAGGCCCCACCGACGTGCTGTCGTTCCCGATCGAAGAAGACCTCATGGAACTGGGCCGGTGGCCTGACCTCGCCACGACCGGTCCCGACCGCAGCCCACCCGACCCGTCCGACGCGCCGTTGCTGCTCGGCGACGTCGTGATCTCTCCCGAGGTCGCGGCCGCCAACGCCCCCGGCCACGCCGGCTCGTTCGACGACGAGATCGCGCTGCTCGTGGTGCACGGGGTGTTGCACATCTTGGGCCTTGACCACGGCGATCCCGACGAAGCGCGCGAGATGCGGGCCAAGGAGCAGGACCTGCTGGCCCGGTTTCACGGCCCGGTGGCGGCCGGCACCGAGGTTCCGCCGGAACAGTGAACGGCCCCGCGGTCCTTCTGGGGCTCGCTTTCACGAGCGTCGACGGCCTGATCCTCGCGGTCATCGCGGTGCTGCTGGTGATGCAGGCCTTCCTCGCGATGGCCGAAGTCGCCCTCACCCGAATCCGCCGGGCACGCGCCGCGGGCCTCGACGCCGACGCGTCGACGCGCTCGTCGCGGGCCCTGGTGAAGTTGGTCGACGCGCCCGAGACGTTCCTCAACGCCTTGCTGCTCGTGGTGCTCGCGGCCCAGACCGCGCAGACGGCGTTGACCACGGTGTTCGCCGAGCGGGTGTTCGGCAGCCTCGGTGTGGTGCTCGCGTTGGTGGTGAACGTCGCGATGGTGTTCGTCATCACCGAGGCGGCACCGAAGACCTGGGCGGTCCAGCACCTCGACCGAGCCGCGCTGCTGAGCGCCCGGCCGGTGCAGGCCTTCGTGAGCCTCCCGCCGTTGCGGATGCTGGCGCGCGGCCTCATCGGCCTCGCCAACGTGATCCTCCCCGGCAAAGGCATCAAGGACGGCCCGTTCGTGACCGAGGAGGAGTTGTTGGCGCTGGCCGAGGAAGCCGCAGAAGCGTCGGTCATCGAAGCCGACGAGCAGGCCTACATCAGCCGCATCATCTCCTTCGGCGACACCATCGTCCGCGAGGTGATGGTGCCGCGCACCGACATGGTCGTGGTCGACCAGGCGTTCCGGGTGGCCGACGCGATGGAAGTCGTGTTGCTGAACGGCTTCAGCCGGATCCCGGTGGTGGGGCAGGGGATCGACGACGTGGTCGGCGTCATCTACGCCAAAGACCTGATGCGCGCCGAGCGCGACGGTCGCGAGCTCGACCCGGTGGCCGCGTTCGGTCGTCCCACGAGGTTCGTGCCCGAGACCAAGCCGGTGGCCGATCTGTTGCGCGAGATGCAGGCCGACAAGTTCCACATGGCGATCGTGATCGACGAATACGGCGGCACGGCGGGGCTGGTCACGCTCGAGGACCTCATCGAGGAGCTGGTGGGCGAGATCGTCGACGAGTTCGACGTGGAGGATCCGATGATCGAGCCACTGCCCGGCGGTGTGCTGCGCGTGAACGGTCGCTTGCCGATCGACGAGGCGAACGAAGTGCTGGTGCCGCTCGCCGAGGCCGCTGGCAACGGTCCGGTCGAAGGCCTGCCCGAGGGTGACTGGGACACGGTGGCGGGCCTGTTGTTCAACGAGCTCGGCCACGTCGCCTCCGAAGGCGACACGGTGACGGTCAACGGCTTCCGCCTCCGGGTCGACAAGGTGCAGGGGCGGCGCATCAGCCGGGTGCGGATCTCGCGCGACGTGGCGGCCACATGAGGAGCGGGTTCGTCGCCCTGCTCGGGCGACCCAACGTCGGCAAGTCCACCCTGTTGAACCATGTGTTGGGCCAGAAGGTCTCGATCACCTCGAGCCGGCCCCAGACCACCCGCACCCGCGTGCACGGTGTGCTCACGTTGCCGGCCCACCCTGGGGTGGGCGATGACGTGCAGATCGTGTTCGTCGACACGCCCGGCATCCACAAGCCCAAGACCGCGCTCGGCGAGCGGCTCAACGCCACCGCGGCCGGCGCGGCGACCGATGTCGACGTGGTGTGCCTGATGATCGACGCCACCGCGCCGTTTGGGCGTGGCGACGAGCATGTGGCACGCCAGGTGCCGCCCGACGGGATCGTGGTGATCAACAAGATCGACCGGGCCAGCAACGAGGAGCTGGTGCGTCAGCTCACGGCCGTCGCCGCGCTCGACCGGTCGGCGTACTTCCCCGTGTCGGCCCGCACCGGCGAAGGTGTCGACGCGCTGGTCGAGGAGCTGGCACGGCGCATGCCGGAAGGGCCGCCGTACTACCCCGACGACATGGTCACCGACCAGCCCGACGCGGTGTGGGTGGCCGAGCTCGTGCGCGAGCAGCTGTTCCGGACGTTGCGTGAGGAGATGCCGTACTCCATCGCTACCCGCGTCACGGAGCTCGATTGGCCCCACATCACCTGCGAGATCCTCGTGGAGCGCGAGTCGCAAAAGGGCATGGTCATCGGCAAGGGCGGCCGTGTCCTCAAAGAAGTGGGGACCAGAGTCCGCGCCCAGCTGCGCGACGGGATCTTCTTGGAGTTGAAGGTACGCGTCGACAAGAACTGGCAGCGGCGACCTGAGACCTTCGACGAACTCGGCTATTGACCAGGCCCGACCGACGCGCTCAGACGCGCGTGGGTTTCGTCCATGCGATCGAGTAGCGGAACAGGCGAACGCCCGGGCCGCCACGCAGCCGCCGATCAATCGGGCGCGCGGAGCTCCTCGAGGAACGCCTCGACTTCCGCGCGGTCGCGCGTGCGGCGCATCGGCGGGAGGGCGTTGATGAGATCCCAGCGGTAGCCCGCGTTCTTGGCCAGGCGTGGATCGAGCACGGCGACCACGCCTCGGTCCTCGGCGCTGCGGATCAGCCGGCCGGCCCCTTGCGCGAGCAGGGTGACGGCGCGGGGCAGGTCGATGGTGCGGAAGGCCGTCTCGCGTGCCCGCTCCCGGCGGGCTTGGAGGAGCGGTTCGTCGGGGCGTGGGAACGGCAACTTGTCGATCGTGACGAGCGACAGTGTGGGGCCTGGGACATCGATGCCCTGCCAGAAGCCCATCGTCGCGAAGAGGCAGGTCTCGGGCTCGGCGGCGAAGGCCTCGACCAGGGCCGGCTTGGGCAGATCGCGCTGGCCGAGCAGTCGGAACGGGAGCCGCTCCCGCAACGCTTCCAGCGCGGCTTCCATCGCGCGCCAGCTGGTGAACAACGCCAACGTCCGGCCGCCGGCGGCCCGGATGAGGGCGGACAACTCGTCGTGGCTGGCTTCCTCGAACTCCGCGGAGCGGGGCTCGGGCAGGTGCGCCGCGCAGTACAACAGCGCGTGCGCCTCGTAGTCGAACGGGCTGCCGACGTCGAGCTCGCGGTGCACCTCGGGCAGGCCGACCCGGTCCGCCAGGCCGGGCGGGATCGTGGCGCTGGTGAGCACGGCGCCCACGCGTGACCAGCGCTCGCCGGCCAAGAGATCCGCCACGTCGATGGGTGCCATGCGCCACGACGGGTTGTGGTCCGGCCCTTCGACCCAGGCCACGTGGGTGTCGGGCGCGTCGACCACCAGCGCCAACTCGTCGGTGAGCGCGCCGAGCTGCTTTTGGGCCCGATGGCGGCGGGTGGCAGCGTCGCTGCCGCTCGGCGGGCTGACGGCGCGCAGTGCGGCCTGGGCGCGGTCGAGGCGACCC comes from Acidimicrobiales bacterium and encodes:
- a CDS encoding helix-turn-helix domain-containing protein; the protein is MTPTDVRWLSTAEAAKRLGITPRTLYRFIDEGQLPAYRFGRVIRLKEAEVDDFIEQCRIAPGTLEHLYPEPVTEASAKDASAT
- a CDS encoding PhoH family protein, with the protein product MSDTQMKLHVPGNHLMGPLLGHRDELLRMVEDAFGDVRITVRGNEIDLDGPAADKVGRLFEDLVLLIQQGHHLEPSVVRRTIEMVKADERPADVLTTTVLRSRGGRVIRPKSSGQKRYVDGIAENVITFGVGPAGTGKSWLAVAMAVQALQAKEVDRIILTRPAVEAGERLGFLPGDLMAKVDPYLRPLYDALHDMVDPDGAQRMLERGEVEVAPLAFMRGRTLNRSFIILDEAQNTTPEQMKMFLTRIGFGSKVVVTGDTTQVDVPGGRSGLSGLEETLQGIDGLAFVRLSGADVVRHRIVQDIVDAYERADAAGVAHRRLDG
- the ybeY gene encoding rRNA maturation RNase YbeY, which gives rise to MADPPSGPRPGTPSTGARRRIPAEGVLEVFVADEQSVHAIDVQRWGDLARNVLLAEGIRGDAELSLLFVSHDTMADLNARFMDGEGPTDVLSFPIEEDLMELGRWPDLATTGPDRSPPDPSDAPLLLGDVVISPEVAAANAPGHAGSFDDEIALLVVHGVLHILGLDHGDPDEAREMRAKEQDLLARFHGPVAAGTEVPPEQ
- a CDS encoding hemolysin family protein translates to MNGPAVLLGLAFTSVDGLILAVIAVLLVMQAFLAMAEVALTRIRRARAAGLDADASTRSSRALVKLVDAPETFLNALLLVVLAAQTAQTALTTVFAERVFGSLGVVLALVVNVAMVFVITEAAPKTWAVQHLDRAALLSARPVQAFVSLPPLRMLARGLIGLANVILPGKGIKDGPFVTEEELLALAEEAAEASVIEADEQAYISRIISFGDTIVREVMVPRTDMVVVDQAFRVADAMEVVLLNGFSRIPVVGQGIDDVVGVIYAKDLMRAERDGRELDPVAAFGRPTRFVPETKPVADLLREMQADKFHMAIVIDEYGGTAGLVTLEDLIEELVGEIVDEFDVEDPMIEPLPGGVLRVNGRLPIDEANEVLVPLAEAAGNGPVEGLPEGDWDTVAGLLFNELGHVASEGDTVTVNGFRLRVDKVQGRRISRVRISRDVAAT
- the era gene encoding GTPase Era yields the protein MRSGFVALLGRPNVGKSTLLNHVLGQKVSITSSRPQTTRTRVHGVLTLPAHPGVGDDVQIVFVDTPGIHKPKTALGERLNATAAGAATDVDVVCLMIDATAPFGRGDEHVARQVPPDGIVVINKIDRASNEELVRQLTAVAALDRSAYFPVSARTGEGVDALVEELARRMPEGPPYYPDDMVTDQPDAVWVAELVREQLFRTLREEMPYSIATRVTELDWPHITCEILVERESQKGMVIGKGGRVLKEVGTRVRAQLRDGIFLELKVRVDKNWQRRPETFDELGY
- a CDS encoding ATP-dependent DNA helicase; its protein translation is MSVTEVLQQVVAALPGGGEVREGQVEMAEAVARTLSSRGHLVVQAGTGTGKSLAYLVPAVLSGHRVVVATATKALQDQLAGKDLPFVADHVDVPFEFAVLKGRSNYVCRQRVAELTRKADHDADHQLTLDVLAERAPAEEVARLIEWAGETEIGDRAELEWEPSPAAWGAVSVGSKECPGSNRCPQGEACFAEAARRRAAAAQVVVVNLHLYGLDVEAGGVILPEHDLVVVDEAHQLEDIVSTTNGLEIGAGRFPAAARAVASVLEDPKLVDDVAGAGPIWAAALAPLVGRRQRSALPEAVGDAVTLAMGRLDRAQAALRAVSPPSGSDAATRRHRAQKQLGALTDELALVVDAPDTHVAWVEGPDHNPSWRMAPIDVADLLAGERWSRVGAVLTSATIPPGLADRVGLPEVHRELDVGSPFDYEAHALLYCAAHLPEPRSAEFEEASHDELSALIRAAGGRTLALFTSWRAMEAALEALRERLPFRLLGQRDLPKPALVEAFAAEPETCLFATMGFWQGIDVPGPTLSLVTIDKLPFPRPDEPLLQARRERARETAFRTIDLPRAVTLLAQGAGRLIRSAEDRGVVAVLDPRLAKNAGYRWDLINALPPMRRTRDRAEVEAFLEELRAPD